Proteins from a genomic interval of Phenylobacterium sp. LH3H17:
- a CDS encoding valine--tRNA ligase — MLEKNFDPKTAEPRLYAAWEASGAFAPSSDPAAEPFSIVIPPPNVTGSLHIGHALNNTLQDVLTRFERMRGKAALWLPGTDHAGIATQMVVERQLAQAGNRSRRDMGREEFVAKVWEWKAESGGTITNQLRRLGASCDWSRERFTLDEGLSAAVRKVFVTLHKQKLIYRDKRLVNWDPHFQTAISDIEVEQREVEGAYYHFAYPLEDGSGEIVVATTRPETMLGDTAVAVNAKDPRYTHLIGRAVRLPIVNRPIPIIADDYADPEKGSGAVKITPAHDFNDYQVGKRNNLPLINIFDPQARINENAPKEYQGLDRFAARKKVVAEFEALGLLREIEKTRHAVPHGDRSGVVIEPYLTDQWYVDAKTLAQPAIKAVEEGRTVLEPKNWEKTYFEWMRNIEPWCVSRQLWWGHRIPAWYGPDGSIFVEETEEAAKAAAREHYGHDEPLRQDEDVLDTWFSSGLWPFSTLGWPEKTADLARFYPTHTLVTGFDIIFYWVARMMMLGIHFTGEVPFKRVFFNALVRDAKGAKMSKSKGNVMDPLELVDSYGADALRFTLTAMSGQARDIKLSTQRIEGYRNFGTKLWNATRFTQMNGCARAEGFDPAQVKGVLNRWIVGETARAAQTVTAALEGCGFDEATNGLYRFIWNTYCDWYVELAKPLLNGADEAAKAETQATAAWVLDVILKLLHPVMPYITEELWNQTADLGAPRAQGMLITAQWPVLPSSLIDPAADAEIGLVINAVSEGRSVRAELNVPPGAKPALLVVEATPTQRQVFTTNAAVIAQTLRVSEVRFEDAIPEGAIPFVVDGATLALPVAQFIDLAAERARLAKEIAAHASDIAHVNQKLGNPAFVANAKEEVVEENRERLAESEAAKAKLESALSRLQAAG, encoded by the coding sequence ATGCTTGAAAAAAACTTCGATCCCAAGACCGCCGAACCGCGCCTCTACGCCGCCTGGGAGGCCTCGGGCGCCTTTGCGCCGAGCTCCGATCCGGCCGCCGAGCCGTTCTCGATCGTCATTCCGCCGCCGAACGTCACCGGTTCGCTGCACATCGGCCACGCGCTGAACAACACCCTGCAGGACGTGCTGACCCGCTTCGAACGTATGCGCGGCAAGGCGGCCCTGTGGCTGCCCGGCACCGACCACGCCGGCATCGCCACCCAGATGGTGGTGGAACGCCAGCTCGCCCAGGCCGGCAACCGTTCGCGCCGCGACATGGGGCGCGAGGAGTTCGTCGCCAAGGTCTGGGAGTGGAAGGCCGAAAGCGGCGGGACCATCACCAACCAGCTGCGCCGCCTGGGCGCCTCCTGCGACTGGAGCCGTGAGCGCTTCACTCTCGACGAGGGCCTCTCCGCCGCGGTGCGCAAGGTGTTCGTCACCCTGCACAAGCAGAAGCTGATCTATCGCGACAAGCGGCTGGTGAACTGGGATCCGCACTTCCAGACCGCCATTTCCGACATCGAGGTCGAGCAGCGCGAGGTCGAGGGCGCCTACTACCACTTCGCCTATCCGCTGGAGGACGGCTCCGGCGAGATCGTGGTGGCCACCACCCGGCCCGAGACCATGCTGGGCGACACCGCCGTGGCGGTGAACGCCAAGGATCCGCGCTATACCCACCTGATCGGCCGCGCCGTGCGGCTGCCGATCGTCAACCGCCCGATCCCGATCATCGCCGACGACTACGCCGATCCCGAAAAGGGCTCCGGCGCGGTGAAGATCACCCCGGCCCACGATTTCAACGACTACCAGGTCGGCAAGCGCAACAACCTGCCGCTGATCAACATCTTCGACCCCCAGGCGCGGATCAACGAGAACGCGCCCAAGGAATATCAGGGCCTGGACCGCTTCGCCGCCCGCAAGAAGGTGGTGGCCGAGTTCGAGGCCCTGGGCCTGCTGCGCGAGATCGAGAAGACCCGTCACGCGGTCCCCCACGGCGACCGCTCCGGCGTGGTCATCGAGCCCTACCTGACCGACCAGTGGTACGTCGACGCCAAGACCCTGGCCCAGCCCGCCATCAAGGCGGTGGAGGAGGGGCGCACGGTCCTGGAGCCCAAGAACTGGGAGAAGACCTACTTCGAGTGGATGCGGAACATCGAGCCCTGGTGCGTCAGCCGCCAGCTCTGGTGGGGTCACCGCATCCCGGCCTGGTACGGGCCGGACGGCAGCATCTTCGTCGAGGAGACCGAGGAAGCCGCCAAGGCCGCCGCGCGCGAGCACTACGGCCACGACGAGCCCCTGCGCCAGGACGAGGACGTGCTGGACACCTGGTTCTCCTCGGGCCTGTGGCCGTTCTCCACCCTGGGCTGGCCGGAAAAGACCGCCGACCTGGCGCGGTTCTACCCGACCCACACCCTGGTGACCGGCTTCGACATCATCTTCTACTGGGTCGCCCGGATGATGATGTTGGGCATCCATTTCACCGGCGAGGTCCCGTTCAAGCGGGTGTTCTTCAACGCCCTGGTGCGCGACGCCAAGGGCGCCAAGATGTCCAAGTCCAAGGGCAATGTCATGGACCCGCTGGAGCTGGTGGACAGCTACGGCGCCGACGCCCTGCGCTTCACGCTCACGGCCATGTCGGGCCAGGCGCGCGACATCAAGCTCTCCACCCAGCGCATTGAAGGCTATCGCAATTTCGGCACGAAGCTGTGGAACGCCACCCGCTTCACCCAGATGAACGGCTGCGCCCGCGCCGAGGGCTTCGACCCGGCCCAGGTCAAGGGCGTGCTCAACCGCTGGATCGTCGGCGAAACCGCCCGCGCGGCCCAGACAGTGACCGCCGCCCTGGAGGGCTGCGGCTTCGACGAGGCCACTAACGGCCTCTATCGGTTCATCTGGAACACCTACTGCGACTGGTATGTCGAGCTGGCCAAGCCCCTGCTGAACGGCGCCGACGAGGCCGCCAAGGCCGAAACCCAGGCCACCGCCGCCTGGGTGCTGGACGTGATCCTCAAGCTGCTGCACCCGGTCATGCCCTACATCACCGAGGAGCTGTGGAACCAGACCGCCGACCTGGGCGCCCCGCGCGCGCAGGGCATGCTGATCACCGCTCAATGGCCGGTCCTGCCGTCCAGCCTGATCGACCCCGCCGCCGACGCCGAGATCGGCCTGGTCATCAATGCCGTCAGCGAGGGCCGCTCGGTCCGCGCCGAGCTCAACGTGCCGCCCGGCGCCAAGCCCGCCCTGCTGGTGGTCGAGGCCACCCCGACCCAGCGCCAGGTGTTTACGACCAACGCGGCGGTGATCGCCCAGACCCTGCGGGTCTCCGAGGTTCGCTTCGAGGACGCCATTCCCGAGGGCGCCATCCCCTTCGTGGTGGACGGGGCCACCCTGGCCCTGCCGGTGGCGCAGTTCATCGACCTGGCCGCAGAACGCGCGCGCCTGGCCAAGGAGATCGCCGCCCACGCCTCCGACATCGCCCACGTGAACCAGAAGCTGGGCAATCCCGCCTTCGTGGCCAACGCCAAGGAGGAGGTGGTCGAGGAAAACCGCGAGCGCCTGGCCGAATCCGAAGCCGCCAAGGCCAAGCTGGAAAGCGCATTGTCGAGGCTGCAAGCGGCGGGCTGA
- a CDS encoding DUF2497 domain-containing protein: MSDQTSQEPTMEEILASIRRIISEDDAPADGAAPAEEEAEPEVAAAPAPEPEPEPEPEDDGVLELTEKVGDLDVYTPGAAEPEPEPEPLAAYEPEPEPEPEPAYEPPPVPPSQGLVGDIAAAAAASAFGKLSKSIQMPAEGRTLEDVVRELLRPMLKQWLDDNLPQIVQATVDQEVERIARGR, from the coding sequence ATGTCCGACCAGACTTCGCAAGAACCGACGATGGAGGAGATCCTGGCCTCCATCCGGCGCATTATCTCGGAGGATGACGCACCCGCAGATGGGGCTGCGCCGGCTGAGGAAGAGGCCGAGCCCGAGGTCGCCGCCGCGCCGGCGCCCGAACCCGAACCCGAGCCTGAGCCCGAGGATGATGGCGTCCTGGAGCTGACCGAGAAGGTGGGCGATCTCGACGTCTACACCCCCGGCGCGGCCGAGCCGGAGCCTGAACCTGAGCCGCTGGCGGCCTACGAGCCCGAGCCCGAGCCGGAACCGGAGCCGGCCTACGAGCCGCCGCCCGTGCCGCCCAGCCAGGGCCTGGTCGGCGACATCGCCGCGGCCGCCGCGGCCTCGGCCTTCGGCAAGCTCTCCAAGTCCATCCAGATGCCGGCAGAGGGCCGTACCCTGGAAGACGTGGTGCGCGAGCTGCTCCGGCCCATGCTCAAGCAGTGGCTGGACGACAACCTGCCGCAGATCGTCCAGGCGACCGTGGACCAGGAAGTCGAGCGCATCGCCCGCGGGCGCTAG
- a CDS encoding TolC family outer membrane protein: MFNSRRGALLAAVCVAGLGCAVPASAETLAEAIALAYDSNPTLQAQRASQRALDESYVQARTGYRPTLSASIQGNYDENRTPGGRVINGVRVFGPIEGNSGAAGFSLTQPLYTGGRTAAAVSAAEADILTGRENLRRIEAQVLANVITAYVDTRRDIEALRIRQENVRVLGRQLDESKARFDVGEITRTDVAQSEARRAAAEFQLSQAQSQLAISRANYAAVVGQNPGDLAPEPSLAALLPTDVAQAFDTAENSSPQIRGAEYAQQASRARLAGARAERMPSLALRGTVGWNGQADPLETEDYARNIQGSAVLTVPLFTGGLTNSRVRAQIERNNADRIGVETARRTVLQGLTQSWSQLIAARANIGSSDEQVRAARIAAEGTRQEQQVGLRTTLDVLNAEQELRAAELAQVSARRDEYVAATNVLAQMGRLEAPNLTPAVTRYDPKVNFSKLRFTWGWVPWEEPIAIVDGVLTPKPVEKPMEAAPTAPK; encoded by the coding sequence ATGTTCAATAGTCGTCGCGGAGCTTTGCTCGCTGCGGTCTGTGTCGCGGGCCTTGGCTGCGCCGTCCCGGCCTCCGCCGAAACCTTGGCCGAGGCCATCGCGCTCGCCTACGACTCCAACCCGACCTTGCAGGCCCAGCGCGCCTCGCAGCGTGCTCTGGACGAAAGCTACGTCCAGGCGCGCACGGGCTACCGGCCGACACTCTCCGCCAGCATCCAGGGCAACTACGACGAAAACCGGACGCCGGGCGGCCGCGTGATCAACGGCGTGCGGGTGTTCGGGCCGATCGAGGGCAATTCCGGCGCGGCCGGCTTCAGCCTGACCCAGCCGCTCTACACCGGCGGGCGCACCGCCGCGGCGGTCTCCGCCGCCGAGGCCGACATCCTGACCGGCCGCGAGAACCTGCGCCGTATCGAGGCCCAGGTGCTGGCCAATGTCATCACCGCCTATGTCGACACCCGCCGCGACATCGAGGCCCTGCGCATCCGCCAGGAGAACGTCCGCGTCCTGGGGCGCCAGCTCGACGAATCCAAGGCCCGCTTCGATGTGGGCGAGATCACCCGCACCGATGTCGCCCAGTCCGAGGCACGCCGGGCGGCCGCCGAGTTCCAGCTTTCCCAGGCTCAGTCCCAGCTCGCCATCAGCCGCGCCAACTACGCCGCCGTGGTAGGCCAGAATCCCGGCGACCTGGCGCCCGAGCCCTCGCTTGCGGCCTTGCTGCCGACCGACGTGGCCCAGGCCTTCGACACAGCCGAGAATTCCAGCCCGCAGATCCGCGGCGCCGAATACGCCCAGCAGGCCAGCCGCGCCCGCCTGGCCGGCGCCCGCGCCGAACGCATGCCCAGCCTCGCCCTGCGCGGCACCGTCGGCTGGAACGGCCAGGCCGATCCGCTCGAGACCGAGGACTACGCCCGAAATATCCAGGGCTCGGCCGTGCTCACCGTGCCGCTGTTCACTGGCGGCCTGACCAATTCGCGGGTCCGCGCGCAGATCGAGCGCAACAACGCCGACCGAATCGGCGTCGAGACCGCCCGGCGCACGGTGCTGCAGGGGCTGACCCAGTCCTGGAGCCAGCTCATCGCCGCCCGCGCCAATATCGGCTCCAGCGACGAGCAGGTCCGCGCCGCGCGCATCGCCGCCGAAGGCACCCGCCAGGAACAGCAGGTCGGCCTGCGCACCACTCTCGACGTGCTGAACGCCGAGCAGGAGCTGCGCGCCGCCGAACTGGCCCAGGTCAGCGCGCGCCGCGACGAATACGTGGCCGCCACCAATGTCCTGGCCCAGATGGGCCGGCTGGAGGCGCCGAACCTCACCCCCGCCGTCACCCGCTACGACCCGAAGGTCAACTTCTCCAAACTCCGCTTCACCTGGGGCTGGGTGCCGTGGGAAGAGCCGATCGCCATCGTGGACGGGGTGCTGACGCCCAAGCCGGTCGAAAAGCCCATGGAGGCTGCGCCGACCGCGCCGAAGTAA